The following proteins are co-located in the Nerophis lumbriciformis linkage group LG22, RoL_Nlum_v2.1, whole genome shotgun sequence genome:
- the trir gene encoding telomerase RNA component interacting RNase codes for MSQRRKHGGSHNNTSSSKHGGSNNNNNTTSSSSSSSSGDSDCGSPASHSAESLQASSSSGNAFANDGSFMEMFKKKMEEEMRKKAQGTDGEQGHASVERKPPPVTSFVGKRRGGVFLKTGMVAKKQKPDSETEPGKSDAWSKYMAEVKKYKAHQCGDDDKTRPLVK; via the exons ATGTCGCAAAGACGCAAACATGGCGGCTCTCACAACAACACCAGCAGTAGCAAACATGGCGgatctaacaacaacaacaacaccaccaGCAGCAGCAGTAGCAGCAGCAGCGGGGATTCGGACTGTGGCAGCCCCGCTTCCCACTCCGCCGAGAGCCTCCAAGCCTCCTCGTCATCGGGCAACGCGTTCGCCAACGACGGCAGTTTCATGGAGATGTTCAAGAAGAAGATGGAGGAGGAGATGAGGAAAAAGGCGCAGGGGACAGATGGAGAGCAAGGACATGCGTCAGTGGAAAGGAAGCCTCCTCCAGTGACGAGCTTT GTGGGGAAGCGCAGAGGCGGAGTGTTCCTTAAGACCGGCATGGTTGCGAAGAAGCAGAAACCCGACTCGGAG ACCGAGCCGGGCAAGAGTGACGCCTGGTCAAAGTACATGGCCGAGGTGAAAAAGTACAAAGCCCACCAGTGTGGTGACGACGACAAGACGAGACCTCTGGTCAAGTAG